The sequence GATTTTAAGCCGTCCGTCAACTACCTCAGAGACAAAGTCCTCCGCTTTTAATGCTCGCTTCAATGTTGTTTCTGACAACGTGGACTCTGGTTCTTTTTCAGCTTGTTTCGTGGTTTGTGTAGGTGCTGGCTTTGGCTGTGGCTCTGGGGTGCTTTGCCCACAACCGCTCAGAAGCAGAGCAACAACAGCAAGAACACCTAGATACTTTCGAGACACATTCTCTCCTTTGGGCGTGGGCAGACTACTGGAAATAGTCTACGACATCAGAGATATAAAAATGGCTCTGACATAGCGTCAGAGCCATTTTTATTAGCTTATATCAGTCAAGCAAACCCTTTTGTGCGGCCTTTGCCAAACGGCGCGGGATACGCACCTCGCGGCCACCGGCGAACTTGACGGTCTGAAGCTCAGTGAGCTCAGCCTTCCACTGGGAGCGGCGAGAGCGGGTGTTGCTACGGGACATCTTGCGCTTAGGTACTGCCATGAGTCCAACCGCTCCTTTCATCTACGATCATGATGCTTGGTTATCCAAGCAGACAAGCAATAACTTTAGCACGCTCAGCCGATAAACAGCAGTCCACACTGTCTATTTGTGCGCAGAACCACTGGCTCTATTGCTTGATACACTTGGATGCGATGACTACCTTACACCGTTTACCCGTCGGTACCGAATTACGCTCCGAAATTGAGATCAAACGTTCCCGCTTTATCACGCTGATTCGCCGTGTTGAAACAGCAGAACAAGCCCGTGGCTTGCTTGCCGATGCGCGCGCTGAGTTTCCTGACGCACGGCATCATTGCAGTGCTTATATTGTCTCAGTTCCGGACGCCCAACCGATACACCATTCGTCCGACGACGGCGAGCCTTCCGGAACTGCCGGTCGCCCGATGCTCGACGTATTAATTGGATCCCAATTAACTGATATTGCAGCGGTAGTTGTACGGTATTTCGGCGGAACGCTTCTTGGCACTGGCGGACTAGTACGAGCCTATTCTGATTCGGTGAAATCTGGCCTTGCGGGAGCTCCCCTGGTTTCCCCTGTCTCGCGGGCTCTCTACACCGTAACGTTGCCGCATACTAGCGCTGGAAAGTTCGAAGCAGACGTACGTGCCCGCGGCTACGCCGTCGTTAATACTGAATATGGCGCCGCTGGAGTTACTTTCCAGGTGGCAGTTGACGACGGCGAGACGTTCGCGGTGCTTATTTCAGAGTTCACTCGAGGTCAAGTTCAACCGGAGTTTTCTGGCCGCATAGTTACCGACGAACCAGCGGGACATATGTCACTTTAGCCATGCTCACGGCGAACAGCAGATCAGCTAGTTGGCATCAACCCCAGCTTCGCCGTACACTGGAGATGTTTATTTTTCAATAATGATGCTGAGGCGGAAGGAGAACACAAATGACCATGTTCGTTTCACTCTTCACCGCATGTCATTGCACCTGTCTACAGGGCGTCAAGCTTTAGTTGTGTACCTGCGTACATGCTTGGCGCTCGAAAGTATGAAACGTAAATTTTAACTAGATAGGAAGCCTCATGCTCTATAGCAATGCAACTGAACTTATTGGAAACACCCCGCTGGTACGCATCAATCACCTTACGGGAACCAACGCAACCGTCGCTGCAAAGCTCGAATATTTTAATCCAGCAAACTCAGTCAAAGATCGTATTGCTGTTGCTATCATTGACGCCGCAGAAGCATCTGGTCAACTCAAGCCCGGTGGCACAATCATCGAAGCGACTTCTGGTAACACCGGAATCGGTCTAGCGTGGGTAGGTGCTTCCCGTGGCTACAACGTCATCTTAACTATGCCTGAATCGATGTCCAAAGAACGCCGGGTGCTACTACGTGGTTTCGGAGCCGAGCTTATTTTGACTCCTAAAGGTGACGGCATGCGTGGCGCCGTCGAAGCTGCAGACAAGCTCGTTGCCGAAACCCCCGGAGCTATCAAAGCATCCCAGTTTGCAAATGCTGCTAATCCGCAAAAGCATTACGAAACCACCGGTCCAGAAATCTGGAATGACCTCGATGGAAACGTCGATATTTTTATTGCTGGCATTGGCACCGGCGGAACCATTACCGGCACCGGAAAGTATCTCAAAGAACGCAACCCTAATCTCAAGATCATTGCAGTCGAACCAAGCGAATCACCGCTGCTTTCCGAAGGTACTACTGGGCCGCACGGTATCCAAGGAATCGGAGCTAACTTTGTGCCGGATGTACTCGATACTCAGCTCTATGACGAAGTACTCCCAGTCTCTACCGAGGACGCATTAGATTTCGCTCGGCGGGCGGCTCATGAAGAAGGGCTCTTGGTAGGTATTTCTTCCGGCGCTGCCCTAGCAGCTGCCGCAACCGTTGCTGCCCGTCCGGAAAATGCCGGTAAGACCATCGCGGTTATCATCCCTGATTTCGGCGAACGGTATATTTCAACGCCATTATTCGCCGGTCTAGCAGACTGATTGGAAACCTACTGATGCATGATCATCCGCCATTGTTTAAGCAAATGAAAGAAGATATGCAAGCTGTAATCAAACACGATCCGGCAGCGCGTAATCTTCTCGAAGTGTTCCTAGCCTATCCGGGTGTTCATGCCGTGTGGGGTTACCGCATTGCCCACCGCATGTGGGGTCATAATTGGCTCAAAACACCAGCACGAATCTTCGCTCAAGGGGTCCGCACATTTACCGGGATCGAAATACATCCGGGTGCTGAACTTGGCCGCAGACTATTTATTGATCACGGCATGGGCGTGGTTATTGGCGAAACTGCTGAGGTGGGCGACGACGTCGTTATCTTCCATGGAACCACGCTCGGCGGGGTCTCGATGTCCGAAGGCAAACGCCACCCCACCGTCGGTGATCGCGTGGTGATCGGGTCTGGCGCAAAAGTGCTCGGACCAATCACAATTGGAGACGATGTTGCTATCGGCGCAAATGCGGTGGTTGTTAAGGATGTTCCAGCCGGAAACACCGCCGTTGGAATCCCCGCAAAAAATCGGCCTGCCAAAGACAAAACAGAAACCGGTGAACAGCTCGATCCGGCGATATGGATCTAGGTACGTTAATGCCCCCGATTATCGGGGGCATTACTCATTTTACTTTTCGTAATCAGCCATCATGTCAATCCGTGACTGATGCCGAGATTCTGGATCAAATCCAGTGCTTAAGAAAATATCAACGAAACGCGTCGCTTCTTCTAGAGAATGTTGCCGAGCGCCGATCGAAATCACGTTTGCGTTATTGTGCTCGCGCGCTAGCGATGCAATCTCGTCATTCCACACCAGAGCTGCTCGAACGCCAGCAACCTTATTAGCTGCCATCTGTTCCCCATTACCAGAACCGCCAATAACGATTCCCAGCGACCCCGGATCCGCAATAACCGCTTCGCCAGCAGCAAAACACACTGGCGGGTAGGCATCCATTTTGTCGTAGGTTTCGTAGCCGTGGTCAGTGACGTCATGGCCCTGTCCACGCAGATGCTCGATAAGATGGGCTTTTAATTCAAAACCGGCATGATCTGCCGCAATATGTACTCGCATGTACATTAGTCTACCCACATCCGGTAGGCTTATTCCATGAGTATTGATACCACAACACAACAAGTGACCGATGCGCTCAACGCTTCGGTTCGCCCGCAAGACGATCTTTTCCGCTTTGTCAATGGCACTTGGATCGAATCGACACAGATTCCCGCTGACCAAGCTTCTGCCGGTTCTTTCATCGATCTGCGTAATCAAGCAGAAGAAGACGTTCGTACGATCATTACTGAACTTGCTCAATCAGGCTCGGACGATCCGGATGCAGCAAAGATTGGCGCGCTCTACAACTCATTCATGAATGAAAGCGTCATCAACGGACTTGGCGCAACCCCACTAGATCCCGATCTGCGATTGCTTGATTCCGCACATACTAAAGCCGATCTGGAGATGGCCATTGCTCAGTTTTATTCCACTGGCGTTGGCGCACCATTCGGGATTGAGATAGACGCTGACCGTAACGATCCGGATCGCTATATTCCATGGGCGTATCAGTCCGGTCTTGGCCTGCCCGATGAGGCCTTCTACCATGCTGATGAGTATGCCCCTATTCTGGACGCCTACCGAACTTTCATTCCTACGTTATACTCACTTGCAACTGGCGCCAACGATGTGGAGGCTAAAGAAGCAGCTACTCAGATTCTTGCTGTCGAAACTGCCATCGCGTCTCACCACTTCACTGTTGTTGAATCGCGCGACGCCGAGCTAACCAACAATGTTATGGATTATGACGATTTCACCGCGCTCACCGGCAACTTCGGGCTAAAAGCCATTTTGACCGCGCTCGGTATCACTGCTGACAATGCCCCGCAGATCCTCTGTATGACGCCACGTGCTTTCACCGGTTTGGGCGAGGTCTGGGAATCGTTCGACGTCGAAACTCTCCGCACCTACCTGCTTTGGCACCTGATTCTGGCACGTGCTCCATACCTAGCAGATGACATCTCGGCCGCGAATTTTGCATTCTATGGCACCGTACTTTCCGGCCAGGAAGTTCAGCGCGACCGCTGGAAGCGCGGCGTAGTTTTGGTCAACGGTGGCCTAGGCGAAGCCGTTGGAAAGATCTATGTTGCAAAACACTTCCCGCCAGAGAACAAGGCCAAGATGGAACAGCTTGTTGCTGATCTACTTGCCGCTTACCGCGAGTCAATTTCTACCT is a genomic window of Arcanobacterium phocae containing:
- a CDS encoding IMPACT family protein, which codes for MTTLHRLPVGTELRSEIEIKRSRFITLIRRVETAEQARGLLADARAEFPDARHHCSAYIVSVPDAQPIHHSSDDGEPSGTAGRPMLDVLIGSQLTDIAAVVVRYFGGTLLGTGGLVRAYSDSVKSGLAGAPLVSPVSRALYTVTLPHTSAGKFEADVRARGYAVVNTEYGAAGVTFQVAVDDGETFAVLISEFTRGQVQPEFSGRIVTDEPAGHMSL
- the rpmF gene encoding 50S ribosomal protein L32, translating into MAVPKRKMSRSNTRSRRSQWKAELTELQTVKFAGGREVRIPRRLAKAAQKGLLD
- a CDS encoding M13 family metallopeptidase codes for the protein MSIDTTTQQVTDALNASVRPQDDLFRFVNGTWIESTQIPADQASAGSFIDLRNQAEEDVRTIITELAQSGSDDPDAAKIGALYNSFMNESVINGLGATPLDPDLRLLDSAHTKADLEMAIAQFYSTGVGAPFGIEIDADRNDPDRYIPWAYQSGLGLPDEAFYHADEYAPILDAYRTFIPTLYSLATGANDVEAKEAATQILAVETAIASHHFTVVESRDAELTNNVMDYDDFTALTGNFGLKAILTALGITADNAPQILCMTPRAFTGLGEVWESFDVETLRTYLLWHLILARAPYLADDISAANFAFYGTVLSGQEVQRDRWKRGVVLVNGGLGEAVGKIYVAKHFPPENKAKMEQLVADLLAAYRESISTLDWMTDETRERALAKLATFTPKIGYPVKWKDYSALEISEDDLLGNIRAVSKFEFDENIARLGKPVDRDEWHMTPQTVNAYYNPVMNEIVFPAAILQPPFFDAEADPAWNYGGIGAVIGHEIGHGFDDQGSKYDGSGRLNNWWTEADLAEFTKRTKALVDQYSAYVPAQFPPDSPHHVNGELTLGENIGDLGGLTIGLKAYNIACKRAGLASSEQAPVLAGLSGIQRVLLSYARIWQEVRRDELMLQRVATDPHSPSEFRCNGVVKNVDAFAEAFNVQPGDALYLAPEERVRIW
- a CDS encoding ribose-5-phosphate isomerase, with product MRVHIAADHAGFELKAHLIEHLRGQGHDVTDHGYETYDKMDAYPPVCFAAGEAVIADPGSLGIVIGGSGNGEQMAANKVAGVRAALVWNDEIASLAREHNNANVISIGARQHSLEEATRFVDIFLSTGFDPESRHQSRIDMMADYEK
- the epsC gene encoding serine O-acetyltransferase EpsC encodes the protein MHDHPPLFKQMKEDMQAVIKHDPAARNLLEVFLAYPGVHAVWGYRIAHRMWGHNWLKTPARIFAQGVRTFTGIEIHPGAELGRRLFIDHGMGVVIGETAEVGDDVVIFHGTTLGGVSMSEGKRHPTVGDRVVIGSGAKVLGPITIGDDVAIGANAVVVKDVPAGNTAVGIPAKNRPAKDKTETGEQLDPAIWI
- the cysK gene encoding cysteine synthase A; translation: MLYSNATELIGNTPLVRINHLTGTNATVAAKLEYFNPANSVKDRIAVAIIDAAEASGQLKPGGTIIEATSGNTGIGLAWVGASRGYNVILTMPESMSKERRVLLRGFGAELILTPKGDGMRGAVEAADKLVAETPGAIKASQFANAANPQKHYETTGPEIWNDLDGNVDIFIAGIGTGGTITGTGKYLKERNPNLKIIAVEPSESPLLSEGTTGPHGIQGIGANFVPDVLDTQLYDEVLPVSTEDALDFARRAAHEEGLLVGISSGAALAAAATVAARPENAGKTIAVIIPDFGERYISTPLFAGLAD